The sequence CCTTCTGTTCAAAGGCTTCATTTAATAATTTACCAAGAGATTGACACTCTTCTGGCACATCAATTCCCGCTTCTGTTGCTGCTTTTTTTGCTGATTCAAAATCACTAAACTGATTCAAATCAACACCTGTTTTTTCTTCTACTAATTCGTGCATAGTCGCCCGTTTCCAAGGCGAATTTAAATCAATGGTTTCTCCTTGATAGTACAGAATTAATGACCCTAAAACTTCATTGGCAGCACAAGTAATAATATTTTCCGTTAAGGTCATCATGTCATAATAATCTGCATAAGCCTGATAAACCTCAATGGAAGTAAACTCAGGATTATGCCGTGTGGAAATCCCTTCATTCCTAAAAATTCTTCCCAGTTCAAACACCCGTTCAAACCCACCCACAATTAACCGCTTGAGATGGAGTTCAGTAGCAATCCTGAGATACAAATCCATTTCTAGGGTATTATGATATGTTACAAATGGACGTGCATCTGCACCTCCCGCTTCACTCTGCAAAACAGGCGTTTCAATTTCTAAGAAATCATCTGCTTCTAAATAACGCCGAATTGCAGCAATAATTTTCGCTCGTTTGCGAAAGGTTTCCCGCACATTGGGATTCACAATTAAATCAACATAACGTTGACGATATCGTTTCTCTGTATCCGTTAGCCCATGCCATTTATCAGGAAGTGGGAGTAAAGATTTGGTGAGAATTTCATATTCACTAACATTCACTGAAAGTTCTCCCTTTTCCGTTCGTTTTAGCGTTCCTTTTACGCCTAAAAAGTCCCCAGCATCTGTTTGTTTTTTCAGAAGATTGAACGCATTCTCCAAATTTGGCATTCCTGCAGTAATCCGCTTTTTATCTAAATAAAGCTGAATTGTTCCTGTTTCATCCTGTAAGGTGAAAAAGGCAAGTTTACCAAAAACACGACGAGCAATAATTCGTCCTGCAATTGAGACTTTATTTTCGACTTCTTCCCCATTTTCTAAGTCAACATATTGCTGTTGTAATTCTCCCGCATGATGGGTTACTTCCCATTGATAAGCAAAGGGGTTGAGTCCTTCTTCTTTTAAGGTTTCTACTTTTTGAATGCGCGTTGCTCGAATATCTTTTAAACTGGAAGCACTTTGTTGATTGTTGTTTTCTGGAGAGGAGGACATATTAACTAATGAATAATAAACACTGAAAAACAAAAAAAGGCTAGTTTAATCGCCTAACCATCAGACGGTACAGTCATCTGTTTTAATACTTAGACCGACACGACAGCACAGCCTATTATAGTAGATCCTTAGCCCTTTTCGTGGGATGACCTGAGGAGTCGTGCTTCATATCGAGGTAGAATGTTGCTTAGACCCTCTTGGGCATAACAGGAGTATCCCCAAAGTAAACCTGTAAGAACAATATATTTTAAGTCTGTTAAGTTGATTAGTTGCGCGGGTAAATTGGACACAAACGATTGTTGTTCTAGAAGAGAAGATAACTTAAAATGATTTGGGATTTTACTCTGGTCTAAATAATCTTTTAAGGTAATTCCCATCTCTGGAACTAAGTTACACCAATTAACACCAATCCCGATGACAATGGCTTTCAATTGTTGATTGCGAATGCGAGTTTCTGTTAAGACTCCTCCCAACTTTTTTCCTTGTAGAAAGATATCGTTTAACCACTTAATCTGCACTGGAATCTGATAGCAACAAAGAAGTTCAGTTACTCCAAAAACACTGGTAATCGTCAGATGAGACGGTTGTTCTATACTCATCTCAGGGGCGAGTAACAACGATAAATATAGTCCGCCTTCTCCTGATGTCCATTGTCGTCCCCATTGACCTTTTCCCGCCGTTTGTCGATCAGCAGTAACGACAAAGGGAGGCGTGTATCCTTGTTCAAGTAGCGTCCAAGCGGTCTGGTTGGTTGAGCCTAACTCTTGGAAATGATAGCAAGGGATAACTTGCTCTTGCCAATAATAAGATTCCATCATCAATTTTCGTTCATCAGTGACTGGGCTTGACTGAGGGCGTAACGCACTTGTTGAAACCCAGTTCCACCTTCGCTATTCCGTGCGGAAACGACTTGTTGAGGAGTAATGGCGGTATAAATATCTTCTTCAAAAGCGGGATGGATCGCTTTCCATTCTTCTAAAGTCAGGTCTTTTAAGAGTTTCCCTGCTGCGAGACTGGTTTTAACGACTTTTCCGACTAAGTTATAGGCTTCTCGGAAAGGAATCCCTTTGTTAGCAAGATAATCCGCAACATCGGTGGCGTTAGAAAAGTCTTCTGCGACGGCTTCTTGTAAGCGTTGACGGCGAAACTCAATCCCTTCTGATAATAAAATTGTCATCGCTTCTAAACTGGCTTGTGTCGTTTTTACTGCGTCAAAGAGTCCTTCTTTATCTTCTTGTAAGTCTTTGTTATAGGCTAAGGGTAAGCCTTTCATCAGCAGGAAGAGGGCTTGTAAATGTCCACAAACCCGCCCTGTTTTTCCTCGCACTAATTCGGGAATATCGGGGTTTTTCTTTTGGGGCATAATACTTGACCCTGTGGCGCAGCTATCTTTAAGGGTGACAAAGCTAAATTCTTGCGAGGCCCAAAGGATAATTTCTTCACTAAGCCGAGATAAATGTACCATAATTAAGCTGGCTGCATTGATAAATTCAATGGCAAAATCGCGATCGCTGACGGCATCTAAACTGTTGCGATAGATATCGGTAAAGCCTAATTCTTTTGCTGTATATTGACGGTCAATGGGAAAGGTTGTCCCTGCTAAGGCTCCGCAACCGAGGGGAGAAACATTCGTTCGTTTTGCGACATCTCCTAAACGTTCCCAGTCTCGCTGCGCCATTTCCCAATAGGCGAGTAAGTGATGGGCGAGACTAATCGGTTGCGCTCGTTGCAGATGAGTATAACCTGGAATCAGGGTTTCAACATGATTTTCGGCTAAATTTAAGAGAGCGCGTTGATATTGACGTAAATCCTCCCGAATTTTATTAATTTTATCTCGTAAATACAAGCGGATGTCTGTTCCCACTTGATCGTTGCGCGATCGCGCGGTATGTAATTTTTTTCCCACCTCACCCACAATCTCAGTTAGGCGATGTTCAACGGCAAAATGGACATCTTCTTCTTCTACCCCTGGTTGAAAGTCTCCATTTTCATACTCTCTTAAAACTTGTTCTAAGCCTTGCACTAACTGTTGTGCTTCTGCTTGTGTAATAATTCCCGTTTGGGCGAGCATTTTGGCATGAGTAATTGACCCTTGAATATCGTAGGGTAAAAGTTCAAGATCAAAGCCGATGCTGGCATTAAATTGCGCGATCGCGGGATGTAACGCTGTCTCAAAACGATCACTCCAAGTATTTCCTTGTGTCACGGTGGCTGTTGAGTCTCCTGTTGCAAAAAAAATAATCTCACCAAAGGTGAGACTAACCTATAATTGGGGATTTGAGAAGTCTTTAAGAAATAAAGGTGCGGAATAAATAGCCCAAAAACAGACCAATGAGTAAAGCCCAAACCTGTCCCGACTCAATAAAATTATTCCAACCGTCTTCAATTTGTTTTAAAACTTCTGGGTCGCGAACGCTTTGGGCGAGAACGACGGTATTATCATATTGAGAGAAATTAACGGAGGAATTGGGAGAAAAGGGAATCATTTCCGACATAATTAACAATTAAAACCATATTAACAAGACTGATTTGGAGTTAATCATAGTTAACTGCTAAAGTCAAGCTGATCTGAGATCAAAAATTTTGAACAAATTTCAATTAAAAATCGACAATATCAATTAACCATAACAATTGAGTGAGGAGTGCAATGGTAGCCATATCTTCTGTGAGACAGTTTTTACGCGCCCCGATTAAACCTTTATTACCGAGTTTATTATTGTGGTTGCTCCTGTTTGCCCCAGCCCAAGCAGCGACCGCCCTGAGAGTGGTTTTAAAGGAAGATGTAAAACAAGTGGCTGTGGGGAGCTCAAGCAATGCCGTGATCCGCGATCGCGCTGGTAATGTCTTGGGAGAGGTAAAAGGCATGAGTGGGTTTCGCGCGGAAAGTGGTAATGACAAAGTCCGCTTAGGACAATGGCAAAGTCGTCAGTTAGAAATTGATCCCAAAGGAGAAGGCTATGTTTGGATCGGCGATCGCTGGTATCGGGGAGAAACGAAGTTAATCCATGATGGCTCAGATTTAACAGTTATTAATGAAGTGAATGTTGAAGATTATCTCTATAGTGTTGTCGGCGGGGAAATGGTGGCAACTTGGCCCCTCGAAGCCCTGAAAGCACAAGCGGTTGCAGCGCGATCCTATGCTCTCCACAAACAACAGCACTCTGGCAGTCGGCTCTATGATGTCAAGAGTACCACTGCCTCGCAGGTGTATAAAGGGATTAAAAGTGAAACCCCGCGAACAGTAGAAGCAGTAAACACGACTCAAGGACAAGTCCTGACTCATGGCGGTCGTCCGATTTTAGCGGTGTTTCATTCTTCTTCTGGGGGACATACGGAAAATGTGGAAGACATTTGGACTCGCCCTCTCCCCTATCTCAGAGGAGTTGTTGACTATGATCAAACTGCACCCGTCTATGAGTGGGAAAAAATAGTCTCCAACAGTGAAATGGCACGCCGTCTCGGAAACTTAGGGACGATTCGCTCTTTAATTCCTCAACAAACCACACCCCAAGGACGGATTGTAAAATTGAAAGTGGTCGGCGATCGCGCAACCGAAACCATTAGTGGGAATGAGTTTCGCAAGGCTCTGAACTTACGCAGTACGCTGTTTCAAGTGAATTCGACTCCACAAGGCTTTCTGATTTCTGGACGGGGCTTTGGTCATGGTGTGGGTTTAAGCCAATGGGGGGCGTATTATTTGGCGCAGCAAGGGGCAAACTACCGCCAAATTCTCGGACATTACTACAAACAGGTCAAACTTGCTCTGATTAATACCCGAGTGGCTAGAAATTAGTGGAAATCGCTTGTACAGGACAAGTGGGAATACATTGTTCACAAACCACACAGCGCGATCGCGTAAAGTTGAGCTTAAAGGTTTCTGGATCTAGCGTTAACGCCTGTGTGGGACACACGCCCGTACATAAACCACAATCAACACAACTGTCTTCATCAATGATAATTTCTCGACTGGCGAGGGAAACCGTAATATTTTGCAGTCCCATCCACTCGATCGCAGCTTCGATTTCATCAATATCCCCCAATAACTCCACCACTAGCTTACTGGTCCGATTGGGGGCAACTTGAGCGCGGATAATATTAGTGGCGACATTAAAGTCTTTTGCTAAACGATACGTCACGGGCATCGGCACTCGATTTTTCGGGAAGGTTAGCGTTACTCGTTTTTTCATCTTGCTTGGCTATGCTGGAGTCTTTAGGGTCAAGCTATCACTCTGAGTTGAATATTGTCTGTTGATCTTGACCTGAAAAATCTCAATCAGCGCGGGAACTGTTACCTTATAGGCAATCGTAAACGTAAATAAATGTAAAGTAATCTGAAAATGACAAACAATTGGTCAGAAACGACTACCCTAAGCACTCGCATTCGGAATGTTTTAATTGCCTTTGCTGCTGTTGCCATCAGCCTTACCGTCTTCTTAGGCTTACAAGCCGATACCCCTTCCCTATCCCTGGAAAGCCAAGCGGAAGAAGCAACCCCCCTAGAAGTGGCTCTCAGTAATAACCAACCCACATTTCTAGAGTTTTATGCGAACTGGTGTACCAGTTGCCAAGCCATGGCAAAAGAGATTGCCGAACTTAAACAGAAGTATAGCGGGAAGATTAACTTTGTCATGTTGAATGTGGATAACGATAAATGGTTACCTGAGATGCTGCAATATAACGTGGATAGCATCCCTCACTTTGCCTTTCTTTCTAGAGAAGGAAGCGCGATCGCGTCTGTGATCGGCGAACAACCTCAATCGGTTTTAGACAGCAATTTACAGGCTCTAGCAGCAGATGAGAGTCTCCCTTATGCCAGTAAACAAGGGCAGCGATCGCGCGTGGGATCGCCAGAACCTCGTCAAAACCCTAATGCTGACGTTCAGCCCCGCAGTCATGCCCGCTAATCTCTCTATCGCGAGGATTAATTTTTTGTGAATCCTCTTTACAAAACGCAATCTATTGTTTATATTATTAATCAGCAGTCAACAGGCTGCTATTTTCTTAAAGCACAATCAGTGTTCAAAGCAATCATATAACTATGACAACCACTTTACAGCAACAACAAAGCCAGAATATCTGGGAACGGTTTTGCCAGTGGGTCACCAGCACCGACAACCGCCTTTACATTGGCTGGTTCGGCGTTCTCATGATCCCCACCCTCTTAACCGCAACCACCTGCTTCATTATCGCGTTCATCGCAGCGCCTCCCGTTGACATCGACGGTATCCGTGAGCCTGTCGCTGGTTCTTTACTCTACGGAAACAACATCATCTCTGGTGCAGTTGTTCCCTCCTCCAACGCGATCGGACTTCACTTCTATCCCATCTGGGAAGCAGCATCCTTAGACGAATGGCTCTACAACGGTGGACCTTACCAGTTAATCGCATTCCACTTCTTAATCGGAGTCTTCTGCTACCTCGGACGTGAGTGGGAACTTTCCTACCGTCTCGGAATGCGTCCTTGGATCTGTGTTGCGTTCTCCGCACCTGTAGCTGCTGCGACTGCTGTCTTCTTAATCTATCCCATCGGACAAGGTTCTTTCTCCGACGGAATGCCCTTAGGAATCAGTGGTACTTTCAACTTCATGTTCGTGTTCCAAGCTGAGCACAACATCCTCATGCACCCCTTCCACATGCTCGGTGTAGCAGGTGTCTTCGGTGGCGCATTATTCTCCGCCATGCACGGTTCTCTCGTCACTTCCAGCTTAGTTCGCGAGACCACAGAAAACGAAAGCCAAAACAACGGCTACAAATTCGGACAAGAAGAAGAAACTTACAACATTGTTGCAGCCCACGGCTACTTCGGTCGTCTCATCTTCCAATATGCGAGCTTCAACAACAGCCGTAGCTTACACTTCTTCTTAGCAGCATGGCCCGTGGTTGGCATCTGGTTCACTGCTTTAGGAATCAGCACCATGGCATTTAACCTCAACGGATTCAACTTCAACCAGTCCATCTTAGATAGCCAAGGTCGTGTCATCAACACTTGGGCGGACGTATTAAACCG comes from Halothece sp. PCC 7418 and encodes:
- the psbA gene encoding photosystem II q(b) protein produces the protein MTTTLQQQQSQNIWERFCQWVTSTDNRLYIGWFGVLMIPTLLTATTCFIIAFIAAPPVDIDGIREPVAGSLLYGNNIISGAVVPSSNAIGLHFYPIWEAASLDEWLYNGGPYQLIAFHFLIGVFCYLGREWELSYRLGMRPWICVAFSAPVAAATAVFLIYPIGQGSFSDGMPLGISGTFNFMFVFQAEHNILMHPFHMLGVAGVFGGALFSAMHGSLVTSSLVRETTENESQNNGYKFGQEEETYNIVAAHGYFGRLIFQYASFNNSRSLHFFLAAWPVVGIWFTALGISTMAFNLNGFNFNQSILDSQGRVINTWADVLNRANLGFEVMHERNAHNFPLDLAAGEATPVAMQAPEING
- a CDS encoding biotin--[acetyl-CoA-carboxylase] ligase, with the protein product MMESYYWQEQVIPCYHFQELGSTNQTAWTLLEQGYTPPFVVTADRQTAGKGQWGRQWTSGEGGLYLSLLLAPEMSIEQPSHLTITSVFGVTELLCCYQIPVQIKWLNDIFLQGKKLGGVLTETRIRNQQLKAIVIGIGVNWCNLVPEMGITLKDYLDQSKIPNHFKLSSLLEQQSFVSNLPAQLINLTDLKYIVLTGLLWGYSCYAQEGLSNILPRYEARLLRSSHEKG
- a CDS encoding NIL domain-containing protein, whose product is MKKRVTLTFPKNRVPMPVTYRLAKDFNVATNIIRAQVAPNRTSKLVVELLGDIDEIEAAIEWMGLQNITVSLASREIIIDEDSCVDCGLCTGVCPTQALTLDPETFKLNFTRSRCVVCEQCIPTCPVQAISTNF
- a CDS encoding SpoIID/LytB domain-containing protein, yielding MVAISSVRQFLRAPIKPLLPSLLLWLLLFAPAQAATALRVVLKEDVKQVAVGSSSNAVIRDRAGNVLGEVKGMSGFRAESGNDKVRLGQWQSRQLEIDPKGEGYVWIGDRWYRGETKLIHDGSDLTVINEVNVEDYLYSVVGGEMVATWPLEALKAQAVAARSYALHKQQHSGSRLYDVKSTTASQVYKGIKSETPRTVEAVNTTQGQVLTHGGRPILAVFHSSSGGHTENVEDIWTRPLPYLRGVVDYDQTAPVYEWEKIVSNSEMARRLGNLGTIRSLIPQQTTPQGRIVKLKVVGDRATETISGNEFRKALNLRSTLFQVNSTPQGFLISGRGFGHGVGLSQWGAYYLAQQGANYRQILGHYYKQVKLALINTRVARN
- a CDS encoding thioredoxin family protein, whose product is MTNNWSETTTLSTRIRNVLIAFAAVAISLTVFLGLQADTPSLSLESQAEEATPLEVALSNNQPTFLEFYANWCTSCQAMAKEIAELKQKYSGKINFVMLNVDNDKWLPEMLQYNVDSIPHFAFLSREGSAIASVIGEQPQSVLDSNLQALAADESLPYASKQGQRSRVGSPEPRQNPNADVQPRSHAR
- the argH gene encoding argininosuccinate lyase; protein product: MTQGNTWSDRFETALHPAIAQFNASIGFDLELLPYDIQGSITHAKMLAQTGIITQAEAQQLVQGLEQVLREYENGDFQPGVEEEDVHFAVEHRLTEIVGEVGKKLHTARSRNDQVGTDIRLYLRDKINKIREDLRQYQRALLNLAENHVETLIPGYTHLQRAQPISLAHHLLAYWEMAQRDWERLGDVAKRTNVSPLGCGALAGTTFPIDRQYTAKELGFTDIYRNSLDAVSDRDFAIEFINAASLIMVHLSRLSEEIILWASQEFSFVTLKDSCATGSSIMPQKKNPDIPELVRGKTGRVCGHLQALFLLMKGLPLAYNKDLQEDKEGLFDAVKTTQASLEAMTILLSEGIEFRRQRLQEAVAEDFSNATDVADYLANKGIPFREAYNLVGKVVKTSLAAGKLLKDLTLEEWKAIHPAFEEDIYTAITPQQVVSARNSEGGTGFQQVRYALSQAQSLMNEN
- the lysS gene encoding lysine--tRNA ligase gives rise to the protein MSSSPENNNQQSASSLKDIRATRIQKVETLKEEGLNPFAYQWEVTHHAGELQQQYVDLENGEEVENKVSIAGRIIARRVFGKLAFFTLQDETGTIQLYLDKKRITAGMPNLENAFNLLKKQTDAGDFLGVKGTLKRTEKGELSVNVSEYEILTKSLLPLPDKWHGLTDTEKRYRQRYVDLIVNPNVRETFRKRAKIIAAIRRYLEADDFLEIETPVLQSEAGGADARPFVTYHNTLEMDLYLRIATELHLKRLIVGGFERVFELGRIFRNEGISTRHNPEFTSIEVYQAYADYYDMMTLTENIITCAANEVLGSLILYYQGETIDLNSPWKRATMHELVEEKTGVDLNQFSDFESAKKAATEAGIDVPEECQSLGKLLNEAFEQKVEETLIQPTFVLDFPKEISPLAKPHRSQEGLVERFELFVAGREMANSFSELTDPIDQRERLELQAAKKAAGDLEAHNVDEDFLTALEYGMPPTGGLGIGIDRLVMLLTDSPSIRDVIAFPLLKGMSQANSETEG